Genomic DNA from Parcubacteria group bacterium:
AGGCCGAATCAAGGGCAAATATGCTTAATGAAAAAAGCCGCAAGCAGTATCTTGCCGGCTTCAGCAAATGGCTCGGCTCAAGCTCAAATATTCAAAAAGCGCTAGAGAGTTTGCATAATCCCAAAAAAGAAAAACCATTCTTTATCTGGAAACTGGAATTTATTGATGTCTTTGAAGAAAAAGGCGGTTTTGATGTGGTGATAGCCAATCCGCCGTATGTAAAAGAATATGTTCAGAAGTCAGCTTTCGATGGCCTTAGGGATTCATCCTATTATCAGGGCAAGATGGACCTTTGGTATTTTTTTGCATGCAAGGGTGTCGATTTGGCAAAAAATGATACGGGCATAATTACTTTTATCGCACAGAACAATTGGGTTACAAGTTATGGAGCTTCCAAGATGCGAAGCAAAATTATTTCTGATACCCAGATTTTAAGCCTTATAGATTTTGGCGATTTTAAGATTTTTGAAGCAGGAATTCAGACGATGGTAATGATGTTTAGAAGAAATACTACGGCAGATAATTACTCTTTTGATTTCAGAAGGATTTCCGGCAATGATCTGACCCTCAATGACGTAATCAATGTTTTAAATAAAAATGAAAATAGTAAAGCAGAATATCTAACGCCAAAAATAAATAGAAATATATTCAAAGATAAAACCCTAACCTTCAGTAATTCGCGAGCAGAACCAATACTTGAAAAAATAAAAAGCAAATCCAATTTTCAACTAAATGATAAAGAGGTTGCTAACGGAATCCATCATCATCACGACAGGGTTAATCGAGAGCGTAATAAAATTCTCGGAAGCCAATATAAAATTGGCGATGGGATTTTTGTGTTAAGCAATAAAGAGAAGAGTTCAATACCATTTTCAAAAGCAGAGTTAGGATTAATAAAACCCTCATATACCTCTAAAGAATTACATAGGTGGTACAGCAACCCGATAAATCAAGAATGGGTCATTTATACCGATTCAAGTTTTAAGGACAAAAAGAAGATAGAAAATTATCCCAACATTAAAAAACATCTTGATCAATTCAAAAAAGTTATCACTTCCGATAATAAACCTTACGGTTTGCATAGGGCTCGAGATGAGCGTTTCTTTATAGGAGAAAAAATTATAGCCGTTCGAAAATGCGCGAGGCCAACTTTTACTTATGTTGATTTCGATAGTTATGTATCCGCGACTTTCTATGTGATAAAAACTGAAAGGTTGAACCAAAAATACTTGGTAGGATTACTAAATTCTGAGTTAATCACTTTCTGGTTGAAACACAGAGGGAAAATGCAGGGCAATAATTTTCAGATTGATAAAGAACCCATCATTGCTCTTCCTATTTCAAAAACTGATCAAGCACAACAAGACGCCATCATAAATCTTGTAAATAAAATCCTTGCCATTGCCAAAGACGCTGACTATTTAAAAAATTCCGGAAAACAAGCAAAAGTCCGCGACTACGAAAAACAAATTGATCAGCTTGTCTATAAACTCTACGCCCTCACCCCGGAGGAGATTAAAATTGTGGAAAATCATGGATGAAATAAAAGACCCAATTTTAAGAGAACAAGCGAGTATTCCAACCGATGGTTTAGAGTACTCTTTTGTTAACTTACCAAAATCAGTAGTTGAAATTGTTGATGCTTGTATCAGAGTGGTTTGGGTAATGGGGAGTTATGGAAAGACCGTCGAGCCTAGAGAAATAATTTCTAACGCTCAGAAAATGTTTATCAGCGAAGAGGTTAAATCTCAGGATAATTTTTGGAAAGAACATTGCGCTGGTTCACTGAGAGAGTTGGTTGATAATCACTTCGAGGCAAACTGTCTTCGCTTCCTAAAATGTATTCCTAAGCGCGACGAATCTGATGAAACCAAACAGCTATGTGAGAAGCTTAGAGATTTTAAGGAATTTTTGAACGACTTCGCCCATTTTAAGGACACCGCAACCAGCAAGGCTCAAAATTTGATAACCCCAGCACCAACGGAAATAAGCGAACAGGTTTTCGACAAAATATGTACTGCTTTTATTTTCCATCTCGGAAACTATTTTAAATACAAAAATAAGTAAATATGAATCAAATTGAATTACACAAAAAAATAGAGCTGATAGTGCAAGAAAATCCTGCACAGGCTGAAC
This window encodes:
- a CDS encoding N-6 DNA methylase, which codes for MQRIGDGDFSTLEKVKDAFSVEKVTKEFYLEYRKLFDSLMEDLSKNHAFLNEASKNYINTENFAKKLLGQIVFLYFIQKKGWIGVPAGKKWGEGDKSFMGNIYKDAIAKKANFYNDYLEKLFYNALNNAHRDSADPSFSKDFGSRIPFLNGGLFEAEYDWKNSLMYLDNKIFQSIFDVFERYNFTVEEESPDDKEIAVDPEMLGKVFENLLPENLRKGKGTYYTPREIVYYMCRESLVNYLVSNHSNITEENIRNYIFYSESFENFKKQKGESFTPGQWKELDDLLANIKVCDPACGSGAFLVGMLNMIVKLRIFLQTTPDSHLIPQKKEYELKRETIQNCIYGVDIDPGAIEIAKLRLWLALVVDYDLEDIEPLPNLDYRLMCGNSLLEEFEGIKFYNGEKETQASLLTDPEKDKKVEALRKKVKEYFSIHDDKEKLKKRKEINDIKDWLIGTALQKRYKDIASQRKEAESRANMLNEKSRKQYLAGFSKWLGSSSNIQKALESLHNPKKEKPFFIWKLEFIDVFEEKGGFDVVIANPPYVKEYVQKSAFDGLRDSSYYQGKMDLWYFFACKGVDLAKNDTGIITFIAQNNWVTSYGASKMRSKIISDTQILSLIDFGDFKIFEAGIQTMVMMFRRNTTADNYSFDFRRISGNDLTLNDVINVLNKNENSKAEYLTPKINRNIFKDKTLTFSNSRAEPILEKIKSKSNFQLNDKEVANGIHHHHDRVNRERNKILGSQYKIGDGIFVLSNKEKSSIPFSKAELGLIKPSYTSKELHRWYSNPINQEWVIYTDSSFKDKKKIENYPNIKKHLDQFKKVITSDNKPYGLHRARDERFFIGEKIIAVRKCARPTFTYVDFDSYVSATFYVIKTERLNQKYLVGLLNSELITFWLKHRGKMQGNNFQIDKEPIIALPISKTDQAQQDAIINLVNKILAIAKDADYLKNSGKQAKVRDYEKQIDQLVYKLYALTPEEIKIVENHG